In Stenotrophomonas sp. 610A2, one DNA window encodes the following:
- a CDS encoding glycoside hydrolase family 18 protein: protein MPVFLRSPRLHALLIAVLLPFAAQAQTPRLIGYVMDSPEPLQLSARKLDVVNFAFALVRLDGSVYLPENIDPARLHAVVAKRTDNPSLQIVLSIGGWGAGNFSEAAATAPARARFIDSSVALMHQFKLDGLDVDWEYPTLGDADISHSPDDRHNFTVLLEELRARLDREGNGKRHYLLTIAAAEGRAAEGLELPRIAQSLDWINLMTYDFYGSLTKTTGHHSGLARSSLATPQGRTTVDAVKYFLDAGVPAAKINVGVPFYGRTFGDVGTENNGRFQKFTKEGGFITWRDIVHTRLNAPDWQRHWDDEAQVPWLWNAKERRMISYDDPQSLLIKANYVKQQGLGGIMYWEQRGDDNEQLLDVLHEALR from the coding sequence ATGCCTGTATTCCTTCGCAGTCCGCGCCTGCATGCGCTGTTGATTGCCGTCTTGCTGCCCTTCGCCGCGCAGGCACAGACGCCGCGCCTGATCGGCTATGTGATGGACAGCCCGGAGCCGCTGCAGTTGTCGGCCCGGAAGCTCGACGTGGTGAACTTCGCCTTCGCCTTGGTTCGCCTCGACGGCAGCGTTTACCTACCCGAGAACATCGATCCGGCACGCCTGCATGCGGTGGTCGCCAAGCGCACGGACAACCCCTCACTGCAGATCGTGTTGTCGATTGGTGGCTGGGGTGCGGGCAACTTCTCCGAGGCCGCTGCCACTGCACCGGCACGCGCACGCTTCATCGACAGCAGCGTCGCGCTGATGCACCAGTTCAAACTCGATGGCCTGGACGTCGACTGGGAATACCCCACGCTCGGTGATGCCGACATCAGCCACAGCCCGGATGACCGCCACAACTTCACCGTGCTGCTGGAAGAACTGCGTGCGCGTCTGGACCGGGAGGGCAACGGCAAGCGCCATTACCTGCTGACCATCGCCGCTGCCGAAGGCCGCGCCGCGGAAGGCTTGGAGCTGCCGCGCATCGCGCAGTCATTGGATTGGATCAACCTGATGACCTACGACTTCTACGGCAGCCTGACCAAGACCACCGGCCATCATTCCGGGCTTGCGCGCTCATCGCTGGCCACGCCGCAGGGTCGCACCACCGTGGATGCGGTGAAGTACTTCCTCGATGCGGGCGTGCCTGCTGCCAAGATCAATGTCGGCGTGCCGTTCTATGGCCGCACCTTTGGTGATGTCGGCACGGAGAACAACGGTCGCTTCCAGAAGTTCACCAAGGAGGGCGGCTTCATCACCTGGCGTGACATCGTCCACACCCGTCTCAATGCGCCGGACTGGCAGCGTCATTGGGATGACGAAGCGCAGGTGCCGTGGCTGTGGAATGCCAAGGAGCGACGCATGATCAGTTATGACGATCCGCAATCGCTGCTGATCAAGGCCAACTACGTGAAGCAGCAGGGCCTGGGCGGCATCATGTATTGGGAGCAGCGCGGTGATGACAACGAGCAGTTGCTTGATGTGTTGCATGAGGCATTGCGCTGA
- a CDS encoding acid phosphatase: protein MSLPASPLRLGAALALAAVLSACSSTPTLPSAGKDSSNKVVGYLVGSAIPDSLALSPAPPAPGSVAAQLDEAVASQAMNMRGSARFVQAHTDADLSFPAGADQFSCALGVAVTAKTTPVLYSLLERSRIDASAATKAAKTHYQRPRPFMVNTAPTCTPDDEEGLRKSGSYPSGHTSIGWAWGLILSEIDPEHATALIERGRNYGHSRLVCNVHWYSDVQQGQFMGAATVARLHDNPAFVADLAKAREELGHARTLNLPLPRDCAAETAALTSDIPEAR from the coding sequence ATGTCACTACCCGCTTCCCCGCTGCGCCTTGGCGCCGCCCTCGCGCTGGCCGCCGTGCTCAGCGCCTGCTCCAGCACTCCGACCCTGCCTTCTGCAGGCAAGGACTCCAGCAACAAGGTTGTCGGCTATCTGGTCGGCTCCGCCATCCCCGACAGCCTAGCGCTGAGTCCCGCGCCCCCGGCTCCCGGTTCGGTAGCAGCACAACTCGACGAAGCCGTCGCCAGCCAAGCCATGAACATGCGCGGCAGCGCGCGCTTCGTGCAGGCGCATACCGACGCCGACCTGAGTTTCCCGGCTGGCGCTGACCAGTTCAGCTGTGCGCTGGGCGTGGCCGTCACCGCCAAGACCACGCCGGTGCTGTACAGCCTGCTTGAACGCAGCCGCATCGACGCCAGTGCTGCCACCAAGGCGGCGAAAACCCATTACCAGCGTCCGCGCCCATTCATGGTCAACACCGCTCCGACCTGCACGCCGGACGATGAGGAAGGCCTGCGCAAGAGTGGCTCGTATCCGTCCGGGCATACATCGATTGGCTGGGCCTGGGGCCTGATCCTGTCGGAAATCGATCCCGAACATGCCACCGCCCTGATCGAACGCGGCCGCAACTACGGCCACAGCCGTCTGGTCTGCAACGTGCATTGGTATAGCGATGTGCAGCAGGGCCAGTTCATGGGCGCGGCCACGGTCGCGCGACTGCATGACAACCCTGCGTTTGTGGCCGACCTCGCCAAGGCACGCGAAGAACTAGGACACGCACGCACGCTCAATCTGCCGCTGCCGCGCGATTGCGCCGCGGAAACCGCAGCGCTGACCTCGGACATCCCAGAAGCCCGCTGA
- a CDS encoding ABC transporter ATP-binding protein yields the protein MSIAPAAEAAPLIELDHACVIRGQVRVLHELNLRIEQGQHTAILGPNGCGKSSFIKLITRELYPLARADGHVPVKVMGQTRWQVDRLRAQLGIVTGDLSSNLSSMPGLTVEEAVIAGFFASYVVPGHRDVTDAMRQRARHALELARALPLIGRSYAELSAGETRRVLIARALVNQPKALLLDEPSTGLDLISRQHLVDSMRNLAQQGITLVLVTHHIEEVIPEINRVVLMKGGRIFADGSRGELLRSGPLSEVFGGPIEVREDDGRMSAWVGTA from the coding sequence ATGTCCATTGCACCCGCCGCCGAAGCGGCCCCCCTGATCGAACTGGACCATGCCTGCGTCATCCGCGGCCAGGTCCGTGTGCTGCACGAGCTGAACCTGCGTATCGAACAAGGCCAGCACACCGCCATCCTCGGGCCGAACGGCTGCGGCAAGTCCTCATTCATCAAGCTGATCACGCGCGAGCTCTATCCCTTGGCGCGCGCCGACGGCCATGTGCCGGTCAAGGTGATGGGCCAGACCCGCTGGCAGGTGGACCGGCTGCGTGCGCAGCTCGGCATCGTCACCGGCGACCTGTCCAGCAACCTGTCCAGCATGCCCGGGCTGACCGTCGAGGAAGCGGTGATCGCCGGCTTCTTTGCCAGTTACGTTGTCCCTGGGCATCGCGATGTCACCGACGCCATGCGCCAGCGCGCGCGGCATGCACTGGAACTGGCCCGCGCCCTGCCCCTGATCGGCCGCAGCTATGCCGAACTGTCCGCCGGTGAAACCCGCCGGGTGCTGATCGCGCGTGCGCTGGTCAACCAGCCCAAGGCCTTGCTGCTGGATGAGCCGTCCACCGGCCTGGACCTGATCTCGCGCCAGCACTTGGTCGACAGCATGCGCAACCTTGCCCAGCAGGGCATCACCCTGGTGCTGGTGACCCACCACATCGAGGAGGTGATCCCGGAGATCAACCGCGTCGTGCTGATGAAGGGCGGACGGATCTTTGCCGACGGCTCTCGCGGCGAGCTGCTGCGCTCCGGGCCGCTGTCGGAGGTGTTCGGCGGCCCGATCGAGGTACGCGAGGACGACGGCCGGATGTCGGCCTGGGTTGGCACTGCGTAG
- a CDS encoding DesA family fatty acid desaturase translates to MSDALLDFLTGGIAGLGWWGMLAVLLVFTQLTIFAVTLYLHRSQAHRGVDFHPLVSHFFRFWVWLTTSMITREWVAIHRKHHAKVETEEDPHSPVTKGIRTVFWRGVELYREARTLRGDIEQYGRGAPEDWIERRLYTPHANLGPILLFVINAVLFGLPGIALWAIQMAWIPFWAAGVVNGLGHWWGYRNFESADTSTNLTPWAFWIGGEELHNNHHAFPSSARFSMRRWEFDIGWQVIRLLQFLRLAKVLRVAPTMDIRPNIAVPDADTLKALLSHRFQAMTDYQRNVFAPALKEEAAAAGAKLRKLLPRRMRKGLVNDGRWLKPDCRAQLQTWVQQRPRIKLLVEHRARLSALLEARSHDAAERLRQLQQWCQDAEASGSAALQAYAARLKGYSLSAA, encoded by the coding sequence ATGTCCGACGCCCTGCTCGATTTCCTCACCGGAGGCATTGCCGGCCTGGGCTGGTGGGGCATGCTGGCGGTGCTGCTGGTGTTCACCCAGCTCACCATCTTCGCGGTCACCTTGTACCTGCATCGCAGCCAGGCCCATCGCGGCGTGGATTTCCACCCGCTGGTGTCGCACTTCTTCCGCTTCTGGGTGTGGCTGACCACCTCGATGATCACCCGCGAGTGGGTGGCCATCCATCGCAAGCACCACGCCAAGGTGGAAACCGAGGAAGACCCGCACAGCCCCGTTACCAAAGGCATCCGCACCGTGTTCTGGCGCGGCGTGGAGCTGTACCGCGAGGCACGTACGTTGCGTGGCGACATCGAGCAGTACGGGCGTGGTGCGCCGGAAGACTGGATCGAGCGCAGGCTCTATACCCCGCATGCCAACCTCGGCCCGATCCTGCTGTTCGTGATCAACGCCGTGTTGTTCGGCCTGCCCGGCATCGCCTTGTGGGCGATCCAGATGGCGTGGATTCCGTTCTGGGCAGCGGGCGTGGTCAATGGCCTTGGCCATTGGTGGGGTTATCGCAATTTCGAATCGGCCGACACCTCGACCAACCTGACGCCCTGGGCGTTCTGGATCGGCGGCGAGGAACTGCACAACAATCATCACGCCTTCCCCAGCTCGGCACGTTTCTCGATGCGGCGCTGGGAGTTCGACATCGGCTGGCAGGTGATCCGCCTGCTGCAGTTCCTGCGCCTGGCCAAGGTGCTGCGGGTAGCACCGACCATGGACATCCGTCCGAACATCGCCGTGCCCGACGCAGATACCTTGAAGGCGCTGCTGTCGCATCGCTTTCAGGCAATGACCGATTACCAGCGCAATGTGTTCGCGCCGGCTTTGAAGGAGGAAGCGGCGGCTGCAGGAGCCAAGTTGCGCAAGCTGTTGCCGCGGCGCATGCGCAAAGGATTGGTCAATGATGGCCGTTGGCTCAAACCCGATTGCCGCGCGCAGTTGCAGACCTGGGTGCAGCAGCGACCGCGCATCAAACTGTTGGTCGAACACCGGGCGCGCCTGTCGGCCCTGCTGGAAGCCCGCAGTCATGACGCCGCCGAGCGCTTGCGCCAGCTGCAGCAGTGGTGCCAGGACGCCGAGGCCAGCGGCAGCGCCGCATTGCAGGCCTACGCAGCGCGCCTGAAAGGCTATTCGCTCAGCGCCGCATGA
- a CDS encoding EF-hand domain-containing protein, producing MKTIALLFLLGASLPAMAQVQDTNAYLQRMDSDGDGRVSPDEYLQWMLYAFDKMDRNGDGILQPEEQPGGRGKPITREEQRQVILARFARQDANGDGYLSARELMAPPR from the coding sequence ATGAAGACGATTGCCCTTCTTTTCCTGCTTGGCGCTTCGTTGCCTGCCATGGCACAAGTACAGGACACCAATGCCTACCTGCAGCGCATGGACAGCGATGGCGATGGCCGCGTCAGCCCGGACGAATACCTGCAGTGGATGCTGTACGCCTTCGACAAGATGGACCGCAATGGCGACGGCATTCTGCAGCCCGAAGAACAGCCGGGTGGCCGTGGCAAACCGATTACCCGCGAAGAACAGCGGCAGGTGATCCTGGCCCGCTTCGCCCGCCAGGATGCCAACGGCGACGGCTACCTGAGCGCACGCGAGCTGATGGCGCCACCGCGTTGA
- the mutM gene encoding bifunctional DNA-formamidopyrimidine glycosylase/DNA-(apurinic or apyrimidinic site) lyase: protein MPELPEVETTRRGLEPHLLDRRIHGVILRRPDLRWPIPAEIEQVLPGQRIEAIRRRAKYLLLDTEAGSAVLHLGMSGSLRVLPGDTPVRAHDHVDISLEDGRLLRFNDPRRFGCLLWQPAGETHELLSGLGPEPLDGDFDGDYLFQRSRGRKAPIKTFLMDQGIVVGVGNIYAAESLFMAGINPLREAGKVSRARYQRLADAVKEILGHAITRGGTTLRDFISPDGAPGYFEQELLVYGREGENCKQCGRVLRYASIGQRATVWCGYCQR from the coding sequence ATGCCAGAACTACCCGAAGTAGAAACCACCCGGCGCGGGCTGGAACCGCATCTGCTGGATCGACGCATCCACGGTGTGATCCTGCGCCGGCCGGATCTGCGTTGGCCGATTCCCGCCGAGATCGAACAGGTGCTGCCGGGCCAGCGCATCGAAGCGATCCGTCGCCGCGCCAAGTACCTGTTGCTGGATACCGAAGCAGGCAGCGCGGTGTTGCACCTGGGCATGTCTGGCAGCCTGCGCGTGCTGCCTGGTGACACGCCGGTGCGTGCGCACGACCATGTCGACATCAGCCTGGAAGACGGCCGCCTGCTGCGCTTCAACGATCCGCGTCGCTTCGGTTGCCTGCTGTGGCAGCCAGCAGGAGAAACGCACGAGTTGCTGAGTGGTCTCGGCCCGGAGCCTTTGGATGGTGATTTTGATGGCGACTATCTGTTCCAACGCAGCCGTGGCCGCAAGGCGCCGATCAAGACCTTCCTGATGGACCAGGGCATCGTCGTCGGTGTGGGCAATATCTATGCGGCGGAAAGCCTGTTCATGGCCGGCATCAATCCCTTGCGCGAGGCTGGCAAGGTATCGCGGGCGCGCTACCAGCGGCTAGCCGATGCGGTGAAGGAAATCCTGGGTCATGCGATCACCCGTGGCGGGACCACCTTGCGCGATTTCATCAGTCCCGACGGTGCGCCAGGCTACTTCGAGCAGGAACTGCTGGTGTACGGCCGCGAGGGCGAGAACTGCAAGCAATGCGGGCGCGTGCTGCGCTATGCCAGCATTGGCCAGCGGGCAACAGTATGGTGCGGGTATTGCCAGCGCTAA
- a CDS encoding DUF4380 domain-containing protein, which translates to MESSELQLQLTSAFGGRVLSLQRKGEPNFLRIGAAVRTQPDPEVSASSDDIAYLGHDVWVGPQSQWWLHQQINTERRAAAANWPPDPWLSLAPAQWLQRDADQLRLRGAASPVTGMQLEKTFRLDPERADTVQLQVSGQNIRDTPVAWDLWFNTRVHPATRVFVPVTMASDIRVEGAPDPGMPDHQFQDGMLVLHADASSRGPRGKWFVQPTVGWMAGFNGSQALIVRFAKQPRSTIHPEQAQVELYLDAGGIVEGLLEMEVHAPYRELQAGERMQAAEEWTLLQWDGGDDAAAQRGFLCAHAAALQLAGACR; encoded by the coding sequence CTGGAGAGCAGTGAGCTGCAATTGCAGCTGACCTCCGCCTTCGGCGGCCGGGTGCTGTCGCTGCAGCGCAAAGGCGAACCGAACTTTCTGCGCATAGGCGCAGCGGTCCGCACGCAGCCGGATCCGGAGGTAAGCGCCAGCAGCGATGACATCGCCTACCTCGGCCATGATGTCTGGGTTGGCCCGCAATCGCAGTGGTGGCTGCACCAGCAGATCAATACCGAGCGCCGAGCAGCTGCCGCCAACTGGCCACCGGATCCATGGCTGTCGCTGGCCCCTGCGCAGTGGTTGCAACGCGATGCCGACCAGCTGCGTCTGCGCGGTGCCGCCAGCCCGGTGACCGGCATGCAATTGGAGAAGACATTCCGGCTTGATCCCGAGCGCGCCGACACCGTGCAGCTGCAGGTCAGTGGCCAGAACATCCGTGACACGCCGGTCGCCTGGGATCTGTGGTTCAACACCCGCGTCCACCCGGCTACCCGCGTCTTCGTGCCGGTAACCATGGCCAGCGATATCCGCGTAGAAGGCGCACCCGATCCGGGCATGCCGGATCATCAGTTCCAGGACGGCATGTTGGTGCTGCATGCCGACGCCAGCAGCAGGGGGCCACGTGGCAAATGGTTCGTGCAGCCTACGGTGGGCTGGATGGCAGGCTTCAATGGCAGTCAGGCGTTGATCGTCCGTTTTGCGAAACAACCGCGTTCCACCATCCACCCTGAGCAGGCGCAGGTGGAGCTGTATCTGGATGCCGGCGGTATCGTCGAGGGGCTGCTGGAGATGGAAGTGCATGCGCCTTACCGTGAGCTGCAAGCCGGGGAGCGGATGCAGGCAGCCGAGGAATGGACCCTGTTGCAATGGGATGGGGGTGATGACGCGGCGGCACAGCGTGGATTCCTGTGCGCGCATGCGGCCGCGTTGCAGTTGGCGGGTGCTTGCCGTTAG
- a CDS encoding glucan biosynthesis protein, whose product MQRRDFLRNAAAALAAFGLPAFTACAAGKPAQLGLRRLGQAQPFDFATLKGQARALAQAPYKSHKRTLPGALEKLDWDQYQSISYRQDHALWADQPGKFQAKFFHLGLYFHSPVRMFDVVDGKAQELAYDGAAFNYGKSGIHDGELPADLGFAGFRLNTRSDTDRDFAAFLGASYFRAVGKEGQYGQSARGLAIDTGMGRPEEFPDFIAYYLEQPSADSDTLVVYGLLDSPSVAGAYRFAITNGDVLLMDIDSALYPRKEIERLGIAPCTSMYQVGENDRRMDWDWRPEIHDTDGLSMWNGAGEWIWRPLCNPAHLRFNMFVDNNPRGFGLLQRDRNFDHYQDDGVFYEKRPCLWIEPKGQWGEGSVQLVEIPTVDETFDNIVAFWNPKAKPQPGQELLVGYRLYWGAEPPARPPLAHCVASRTGLGGIIGKKREYFSWRFAVDFEGGELASLIDKADVEAVVETSRGRVEVVSARPLREIKGYRAMFDLVPPDGSTEQIDVRLYLRSGGKTLTETWLYQYSPPAAGAPERTLY is encoded by the coding sequence ATGCAACGACGCGACTTCCTGCGCAACGCCGCTGCCGCCCTGGCGGCCTTTGGTCTTCCGGCCTTTACGGCCTGCGCGGCCGGCAAACCGGCCCAGTTGGGGCTGCGCCGTCTGGGCCAGGCGCAGCCCTTCGATTTCGCCACGCTCAAGGGCCAGGCCCGCGCGCTGGCGCAGGCGCCGTACAAGAGCCACAAGCGCACCCTGCCGGGCGCGCTGGAGAAGCTCGACTGGGATCAGTACCAGTCCATCAGCTATCGCCAGGACCACGCACTGTGGGCGGACCAACCCGGCAAGTTCCAGGCGAAGTTCTTCCACCTTGGCCTGTACTTCCATTCACCGGTACGCATGTTCGACGTGGTCGATGGCAAGGCACAGGAGTTGGCCTATGACGGCGCGGCTTTCAACTACGGCAAGAGCGGCATCCACGATGGCGAGTTGCCGGCCGACCTCGGCTTCGCCGGCTTCCGCCTCAATACCCGCAGCGATACCGACCGTGACTTCGCTGCCTTCCTCGGCGCCAGCTACTTCCGCGCGGTAGGCAAGGAAGGCCAGTACGGCCAATCGGCACGCGGCCTGGCCATCGATACCGGCATGGGCCGTCCGGAGGAGTTCCCGGACTTCATCGCCTATTACCTAGAGCAGCCGTCAGCGGATTCAGACACGCTGGTGGTCTACGGCCTGCTGGATTCGCCCAGCGTTGCCGGTGCCTATCGCTTCGCCATCACCAATGGCGATGTGCTGTTGATGGACATCGACAGCGCCTTGTACCCGCGCAAGGAAATCGAACGGCTCGGCATCGCGCCGTGCACCAGCATGTACCAGGTTGGCGAGAACGACCGCCGCATGGATTGGGACTGGCGCCCGGAGATCCACGACACCGACGGCTTGTCGATGTGGAACGGTGCCGGCGAGTGGATCTGGCGGCCGCTGTGCAACCCGGCCCACCTGCGCTTCAACATGTTCGTCGACAACAACCCGCGCGGCTTCGGCCTGCTGCAGCGTGATCGCAACTTCGATCACTATCAGGACGATGGCGTGTTCTACGAGAAGCGCCCCTGCCTGTGGATCGAGCCCAAGGGGCAGTGGGGCGAAGGCTCGGTGCAGCTGGTGGAGATTCCCACCGTCGATGAAACCTTCGACAACATCGTTGCTTTCTGGAACCCCAAGGCCAAGCCGCAGCCGGGCCAGGAACTGCTGGTCGGCTATCGCCTGTACTGGGGCGCAGAGCCGCCGGCACGTCCGCCGCTCGCGCATTGCGTGGCCAGCCGTACCGGCCTGGGCGGCATCATCGGCAAGAAGCGCGAGTATTTCTCGTGGCGTTTTGCGGTGGATTTTGAAGGTGGCGAACTGGCCAGCCTGATCGACAAGGCCGACGTCGAGGCTGTGGTGGAAACCAGCCGTGGCCGCGTGGAAGTGGTATCGGCGCGCCCGCTACGTGAGATCAAGGGCTACCGCGCCATGTTCGACCTGGTGCCGCCGGATGGCAGCACCGAGCAGATCGACGTGCGCCTGTACCTGCGCAGCGGCGGCAAGACCCTGACCGAGACGTGGTTGTACCAGTACAGCCCGCCGGCTGCAGGTGCGCCGGAGCGGACCTTGTATTGA
- a CDS encoding thymidine kinase — MAKLYFYYSAMNAGKTTTLLQSAHNYRERGMRVALLTPHLDHRAGTGVVASRIGLQAEATTFERDTDLEKLIQQDMAAHGRLGCVLVDEAQFLSKSQVWQLSEVVDQLRIPVLCYGLRTDFRGELFEGSQYLLAWADEMQEIKTICHSGKKATMTVRVDENGFAVQDGPQVEIGGNDRYVSVSRAEFKKITRGEGRIDPMQAPLPL, encoded by the coding sequence ATGGCCAAGCTCTATTTCTACTATTCGGCGATGAACGCCGGCAAGACCACCACCCTGCTGCAGTCCGCGCACAACTACCGCGAGCGCGGCATGCGCGTCGCCCTGCTGACCCCGCACCTGGACCACCGCGCCGGCACCGGCGTGGTCGCCTCGCGGATCGGCCTGCAGGCCGAAGCCACCACCTTCGAGCGCGATACCGACCTGGAGAAGCTGATCCAGCAGGACATGGCCGCCCACGGCAGGCTCGGCTGCGTGCTGGTGGACGAGGCCCAGTTCCTGAGCAAATCGCAGGTGTGGCAGCTGTCCGAGGTAGTCGACCAGCTGCGCATCCCGGTGCTGTGCTACGGGTTGCGTACCGACTTCCGTGGCGAACTGTTCGAAGGCAGCCAATACCTGCTGGCCTGGGCCGACGAGATGCAGGAGATCAAGACCATCTGCCACAGCGGCAAGAAGGCGACGATGACCGTGCGCGTGGACGAGAACGGCTTTGCCGTGCAGGACGGCCCGCAGGTGGAGATCGGTGGCAACGACCGCTATGTATCGGTGAGCCGCGCCGAGTTCAAGAAGATAACCCGCGGCGAGGGGCGGATTGATCCGATGCAGGCACCGCTGCCGTTGTAA
- a CDS encoding UvrD-helicase domain-containing protein, with protein MDSLNPPQRAAAVHAEGPLLVLAGAGSGKTRVIVEKIAHLIGIGRYSARRIAAITFTNKSAKEMRERVAKRLRAEDAAEVTICTFHALGLKFLQIEHEQVGLKRNFSIFDADDAGAQIKDLLGGSNAKPDDIEDMKNLISRAKNSGLSPEQAMAAARSNREKDAAMVYELYQTRLTSFNAVDFDDLIRLPVQVLEEHPDIALAWRERIGYLLVDECQDTNDAQYRLLKQLAGPAGNFTCVGDDDQSIYAWRGANPENLQQMGVDYPKLQIIKLEQNYRCSNRVLRAANALIAHNPHEHLKTLWSDQADGERIRVWECRNSEHEAEKVAAEIHFLATSRKIPWSDFCILFRGNFQSRPLEKAMQLVGVPYHLNGGTVFLERQEVKDTLAWLRLIVNPDDDTAFMRAVQSPKRDVGASTLAKLAELASEKDIPMAQAAESMGALAQLAPRAANSLSKFTDILRALRLDMRQMSSGDLVRRVAKDSGMLAELRHAAKDTAGYERRANNLEELASWFESGPRGASAADMAAQLALISRNDKDDGGNQVRMMTLHASKGLEFPYVFIVGCEDGVLPHQVSLDEGNLQEERRLLYVGITRAKIQLWMSFSRLTRKFGEHIRLKPSRFFDEIPAGEIQRDGADPVADAAHKQERAKAGLAAIQALFD; from the coding sequence CTGGACTCCCTCAATCCCCCCCAACGCGCGGCGGCTGTGCACGCCGAAGGTCCCCTGCTGGTGCTGGCTGGTGCTGGCAGCGGCAAGACGCGCGTGATCGTCGAGAAAATCGCCCATCTGATCGGCATTGGCCGCTACAGCGCCCGCCGCATCGCCGCGATCACCTTCACCAACAAGTCGGCCAAGGAAATGCGCGAGCGTGTGGCCAAACGCCTGCGTGCCGAGGACGCGGCCGAAGTCACCATCTGCACCTTCCACGCCCTTGGCCTGAAGTTCCTGCAGATCGAACATGAACAGGTGGGGTTGAAGCGTAACTTTTCCATCTTCGATGCCGACGATGCCGGTGCGCAGATCAAGGATCTGCTGGGCGGCAGCAATGCCAAGCCCGACGACATCGAGGACATGAAGAACCTGATCTCGCGGGCCAAGAACTCCGGGCTGTCGCCCGAGCAGGCGATGGCCGCGGCGCGCAGCAACCGCGAGAAGGATGCGGCGATGGTCTACGAGCTGTACCAGACCCGGTTGACTTCGTTCAACGCAGTGGATTTCGATGACCTGATCCGCCTGCCGGTGCAGGTGCTGGAAGAGCACCCGGATATCGCCCTAGCCTGGCGCGAGCGCATCGGCTATCTGTTGGTCGACGAATGCCAGGACACCAACGATGCCCAGTACCGCCTGCTCAAGCAGCTGGCCGGGCCCGCTGGCAACTTCACCTGCGTGGGCGATGACGACCAGTCGATCTATGCCTGGCGCGGTGCCAATCCCGAGAACCTGCAGCAGATGGGCGTGGATTACCCCAAGCTGCAGATCATCAAGCTGGAGCAGAATTACCGTTGTTCCAACCGCGTGCTGCGCGCGGCCAATGCGCTGATCGCGCACAACCCGCACGAGCATCTGAAAACGTTGTGGTCCGACCAGGCCGATGGCGAACGCATCCGAGTGTGGGAATGTCGCAACAGCGAACACGAAGCGGAAAAGGTGGCGGCGGAAATCCATTTCCTGGCGACCAGTCGCAAGATTCCGTGGAGTGATTTCTGCATCCTGTTCCGGGGAAATTTCCAATCGCGTCCGCTGGAAAAAGCGATGCAGCTGGTCGGTGTGCCGTATCACCTCAATGGCGGCACGGTGTTCCTGGAACGGCAGGAAGTGAAGGACACGCTGGCCTGGTTGCGGCTGATCGTGAACCCGGACGACGACACGGCTTTCATGCGCGCGGTGCAGTCGCCCAAGCGTGATGTCGGTGCAAGCACGCTGGCCAAGCTGGCGGAGCTGGCGTCCGAGAAAGACATCCCGATGGCGCAGGCCGCCGAGAGCATGGGCGCGCTGGCCCAGCTCGCCCCGCGTGCGGCCAACAGCCTGAGCAAGTTCACCGACATCCTGCGCGCGCTGCGTCTGGACATGCGGCAGATGAGTTCCGGCGATCTGGTGCGGCGCGTGGCCAAGGATTCGGGCATGTTGGCCGAGCTGCGTCATGCAGCCAAGGACACCGCCGGCTACGAGCGTCGCGCCAACAACCTGGAAGAACTGGCCTCGTGGTTCGAGAGCGGCCCGCGCGGTGCCAGTGCCGCCGACATGGCCGCACAGCTGGCGCTGATCTCGCGCAACGACAAGGACGACGGCGGCAACCAGGTGCGAATGATGACGCTGCATGCGTCCAAGGGCCTGGAATTCCCCTATGTGTTCATCGTCGGCTGCGAGGACGGCGTGCTGCCACACCAGGTCAGCCTGGACGAAGGCAACCTGCAGGAAGAGCGACGCCTGCTGTACGTGGGCATCACCCGTGCCAAGATCCAGCTGTGGATGAGCTTCAGTCGTTTAACGCGCAAGTTCGGCGAGCACATCCGGCTCAAGCCAAGCCGGTTTTTCGATGAGATTCCGGCCGGTGAGATCCAGCGCGATGGTGCCGATCCGGTGGCCGATGCCGCGCACAAGCAGGAGCGGGCCAAGGCCGGATTGGCAGCGATTCAAGCATTGTTTGATTGA